One window of Pseudomonas urmiensis genomic DNA carries:
- a CDS encoding efflux RND transporter permease subunit: MNFSKFFITRPIFAAVLSLILLIAGSIALFQLPISEYPEVVPPTVVVRANFPGANPKVIGETVAAPLEQAITGVENMLYMSSQSTADGKLTLTITFALGTDLDNAQVQVQNRVTRTQPKLPEEVTRIGITVDKASPDLTMVVHLTSPDQRYDMLYLSNYAILNIKDELARLGGVGDVQLFGMGDYSLRVWLDPNKTASRNLTASDVVAAIREQNRQVAAGQLGAPPAPGSTSFQLSINTQGRLVNEEEFENIIIRAGADGEITRLKDIARVELGSSQYALRSLLNNQPAVALPIFQRPGSNAIEISDEVRAKMAELKKDFPEGMDYSIVYDPTVFVRGSIEAVVHTLFEALILVVLVVILFLQTWRASIIPLLAVPVSLIGTFAVMHLFGFSLNALSLFGLVLAIGIVVDDAIVVVENVERNIGLGLKPLEATQKAMGEVTGPIIATALVLCAVFVPAAFISGLTGQFYKQFALTIAISTVISAFNSLTLSPALAAVLLKEHHAPKDRFSRLLERLFGGWLFAPFNRFFDRASNRYVGGVGRVIRSSGIALFVYAGLMGLTYLGFSSTPTGFVPAQDKQYLVAFAQLPDAASLDRTEAVIKRMSEIALEQPGVADSVAFPGLSINGFTNSPNSGIVFTPLKPFDERKDPSQSAAAIAAALNAKFADIQDAYIAIFPPPPVQGLGTIGGFRLQIEDRGNLGYEALYKETQNIIAKSHNVPELAGLFTSYQVNVPQVDAAIDREKAKTHGVAINDIFDTLQVYLGSLYTNDFNRFGRTYQVNVQAEQQFRLDAEQIGQLKVRNNLGEMIPLATFLKVSDTSGPDRVMHYNGFITAEINGAAAPGYSSGQAEAAIEKLIKEELPNGMTFEWTDLTYQQILSGNTALLVFPLCVLLAFLVLAAQYESWSLPLAVILIVPMTLLSAITGVIISGGDNNIFTQIGLIVLVGLACKNAILIVEFAKDKQAEGLDPLAAVLEACRLRLRPILMTSIAFIMGVVPLVFSSGAGSEMRHAMGVAVFSGMIGVTLFGLFLTPVFFFLIRRFVERRQARKAAHAKPLENHA; the protein is encoded by the coding sequence ATGAACTTCTCGAAATTCTTCATCACACGGCCGATCTTTGCCGCCGTGCTCTCGCTGATCCTGCTGATTGCAGGCTCGATCGCGCTGTTCCAGCTGCCGATCAGCGAATACCCGGAAGTGGTCCCGCCCACCGTGGTGGTGCGTGCCAACTTCCCCGGCGCCAACCCCAAGGTGATCGGCGAAACCGTCGCCGCACCGTTGGAGCAGGCCATCACCGGGGTGGAGAACATGCTCTACATGTCCTCCCAGTCGACCGCCGACGGCAAGCTGACCCTGACCATCACCTTCGCCCTGGGCACTGACCTGGACAACGCCCAGGTGCAGGTGCAAAACCGTGTCACCCGCACCCAGCCCAAGCTGCCGGAAGAAGTCACGCGCATTGGTATCACCGTCGACAAGGCCTCGCCCGACCTGACCATGGTCGTGCACCTGACCTCGCCGGACCAGCGCTACGACATGCTCTACCTGTCCAACTACGCCATCCTCAACATCAAGGATGAGCTGGCGCGCCTGGGCGGTGTCGGTGACGTGCAGCTGTTCGGCATGGGCGACTACTCGCTGCGGGTCTGGCTCGACCCGAACAAGACCGCTTCGCGCAACCTGACCGCCAGTGATGTGGTGGCGGCGATTCGCGAGCAGAACCGCCAGGTCGCTGCCGGCCAGCTCGGCGCGCCGCCCGCGCCAGGTTCGACCAGCTTTCAGCTGTCGATCAACACCCAGGGCCGCCTGGTCAATGAAGAAGAGTTCGAGAACATCATCATCCGCGCCGGTGCCGATGGCGAAATCACTCGCCTCAAGGACATCGCCCGGGTTGAGCTCGGCTCCAGCCAATACGCCCTGCGCTCGCTGCTGAACAACCAGCCGGCGGTGGCGCTGCCGATCTTCCAGCGCCCTGGCTCGAACGCCATCGAGATCTCCGATGAGGTGCGGGCGAAGATGGCCGAGCTGAAGAAGGACTTCCCTGAAGGGATGGACTACAGCATCGTCTATGACCCGACCGTGTTCGTCCGTGGCTCGATCGAAGCGGTGGTGCACACCCTGTTCGAAGCGCTGATCCTGGTCGTGCTGGTGGTGATCCTGTTCCTGCAAACCTGGCGCGCTTCGATCATCCCACTGCTGGCTGTGCCGGTGTCGCTGATCGGTACCTTTGCCGTGATGCACCTGTTCGGCTTCTCGCTCAACGCCTTGTCCTTGTTTGGCTTGGTATTGGCGATCGGTATCGTGGTGGACGACGCCATCGTCGTCGTGGAAAACGTTGAACGTAACATCGGCCTTGGCCTGAAACCGCTGGAAGCCACGCAAAAAGCCATGGGCGAAGTGACCGGGCCGATCATCGCCACGGCGCTGGTGCTGTGCGCCGTGTTCGTCCCGGCGGCGTTCATCTCCGGCCTTACCGGGCAGTTCTACAAGCAGTTCGCGCTGACCATCGCCATCTCCACGGTTATCTCGGCGTTCAACTCGCTGACCCTGTCACCGGCCCTGGCCGCGGTGCTGCTCAAGGAGCACCATGCACCCAAGGACCGCTTCTCGCGGCTGCTCGAGCGGCTGTTCGGCGGCTGGCTGTTCGCCCCGTTCAACCGTTTCTTCGACCGCGCCAGCAATCGCTATGTCGGCGGTGTGGGTCGGGTCATCCGTTCCAGTGGTATCGCCCTGTTCGTCTACGCCGGCTTGATGGGCCTGACCTACCTCGGCTTCTCGTCCACACCGACCGGCTTCGTCCCGGCCCAGGACAAGCAGTACCTGGTAGCGTTCGCCCAGCTGCCGGATGCGGCCAGCCTGGACCGCACCGAAGCTGTGATCAAGCGCATGAGCGAGATCGCCCTGGAGCAGCCAGGTGTGGCCGATTCGGTGGCCTTCCCGGGCCTGTCGATCAACGGTTTCACCAACAGCCCCAACAGCGGCATCGTGTTCACCCCGCTCAAGCCGTTCGATGAGCGCAAGGACCCAAGCCAGTCGGCGGCGGCGATCGCTGCCGCGCTGAACGCCAAGTTCGCTGATATCCAGGATGCCTACATCGCGATCTTCCCACCGCCGCCGGTACAGGGCCTGGGCACCATTGGCGGCTTCCGCCTGCAGATCGAGGACCGCGGCAACCTGGGCTATGAGGCGCTGTACAAAGAAACCCAGAACATCATTGCCAAGAGCCACAACGTGCCGGAGCTGGCGGGTCTGTTCACCAGCTATCAGGTCAACGTGCCACAGGTCGATGCTGCCATCGACCGGGAAAAGGCCAAGACCCATGGCGTGGCCATCAATGACATCTTCGACACCCTGCAGGTGTACCTGGGCTCGCTGTACACCAACGACTTCAACCGTTTTGGCCGCACTTACCAGGTCAACGTCCAGGCCGAGCAGCAGTTCCGCCTCGACGCCGAGCAAATCGGCCAGTTGAAGGTGCGCAACAACCTCGGCGAGATGATTCCGCTGGCAACCTTCCTCAAGGTCAGCGACACCTCCGGGCCTGATCGGGTGATGCATTACAACGGCTTCATTACCGCCGAAATCAACGGTGCTGCGGCCCCCGGCTACAGCTCCGGCCAGGCCGAGGCGGCCATCGAGAAACTGATCAAAGAGGAACTGCCCAACGGCATGACCTTCGAATGGACCGACCTGACCTACCAGCAGATTCTGTCCGGCAACACCGCACTGCTGGTATTCCCGCTCTGCGTATTGCTGGCGTTCCTGGTACTGGCGGCCCAGTACGAAAGCTGGAGCCTGCCGCTGGCGGTGATCCTGATCGTACCGATGACCCTGCTGTCGGCGATTACCGGGGTGATCATCTCCGGGGGCGACAACAACATCTTCACCCAGATCGGCTTGATCGTACTGGTGGGCCTGGCGTGCAAGAACGCCATCCTGATCGTCGAGTTCGCCAAGGATAAACAGGCCGAAGGCCTGGATCCGCTGGCAGCGGTATTGGAAGCCTGCCGTCTGCGCCTGCGTCCGATCCTGATGACCTCGATTGCCTTCATCATGGGTGTGGTGCCACTGGTGTTCTCCTCCGGTGCCGGTAGCGAGATGCGCCATGCCATGGGTGTTGCGGTGTTCTCGGGGATGATTGGGGTGACGCTGTTCGGCTTGTTCCTGACCCCGGTGTTCTTCTTCCTGATCCGCCGATTCGTCGAGCGTCGCCAGGCCCGCAAGGCTGCGCACGCCAAGCCGCTGGAGAACCATGCATGA
- the mexE gene encoding multidrug efflux RND transporter periplasmic adaptor subunit MexE encodes MEPSLKPLRYPLAALAVLVISACGRTPDAVQAPAAPKVSVAKVIEQPINEWDEFTGRLEAPETVEVRPRVSGQIDLVGFTEGAQVKKGDLLFQIDPRPFQAEVRRLEAQLQQARATAVRSENEARRGERLRDSNAISAELAESRTSAAAEARAGVAAIQAQLDLARLNLSFTRVTAPISGRVSRAEFTAGNIVTADVTPLTSVVSTDKVYAYFDADERVYLKYTQLAREGQRGQSTPVYLGLTNEAGNPHLGQMNFVDNQVNPRTGTIRGRAVFDNRDGQFTPGLYARLKLVGSAKYDAVLINDEAVGTDLGKKFVLVMDKDNKAAYRAVELGPKLEGLRIVRSGLGKDDRIVVKGLQRVRPGSPVTPEEIAMASEQTLATLARQRQALEASNPAPRVAGSSEKVASAQAPRG; translated from the coding sequence ATGGAACCATCACTCAAACCCCTGCGCTATCCCCTCGCTGCCCTGGCAGTGCTGGTGATCAGCGCTTGCGGTCGAACCCCCGACGCCGTGCAGGCCCCCGCCGCGCCCAAGGTCAGTGTGGCCAAGGTGATCGAGCAGCCGATCAACGAGTGGGACGAGTTCACCGGGCGCCTGGAAGCCCCGGAAACCGTCGAGGTGCGTCCGCGGGTGTCGGGCCAGATCGACCTGGTGGGCTTCACCGAAGGCGCCCAAGTGAAAAAAGGCGACCTGCTGTTCCAGATCGACCCGCGTCCGTTCCAGGCCGAAGTCCGCCGACTCGAAGCACAGCTGCAACAAGCCCGCGCCACCGCCGTGCGCAGCGAAAACGAAGCGCGTCGTGGCGAGCGCCTGCGCGACAGCAACGCGATCTCCGCCGAGCTTGCCGAATCGCGCACCAGCGCCGCTGCCGAAGCCCGTGCCGGTGTCGCTGCGATCCAGGCCCAGCTGGACCTGGCCCGCCTGAACCTGAGCTTCACCCGCGTCACCGCGCCGATCAGCGGCCGGGTCAGCCGCGCCGAGTTCACTGCCGGCAACATCGTCACTGCCGACGTCACCCCGCTGACCTCGGTAGTGTCCACCGACAAGGTGTACGCCTACTTTGACGCCGACGAGCGCGTGTACCTCAAGTACACCCAGCTGGCGCGCGAAGGCCAGCGCGGCCAGAGCACCCCGGTCTACCTGGGCCTGACCAACGAAGCTGGCAACCCACACCTGGGCCAGATGAACTTCGTCGACAACCAGGTCAACCCACGCACCGGCACCATCCGTGGCCGCGCCGTGTTCGACAACCGCGACGGCCAGTTCACCCCGGGGCTGTACGCCCGTCTCAAGCTGGTCGGCAGCGCCAAGTACGACGCCGTGCTGATCAACGACGAAGCGGTCGGCACCGACCTTGGCAAGAAGTTCGTGCTGGTCATGGACAAGGACAACAAGGCCGCCTACCGCGCGGTGGAGCTGGGACCGAAGCTTGAAGGCCTGCGCATCGTGCGCAGCGGCCTGGGCAAGGACGACCGCATCGTGGTCAAGGGCCTGCAACGGGTACGCCCAGGCTCGCCAGTGACCCCAGAAGAAATCGCCATGGCCAGTGAGCAGACCCTCGCCACCCTGGCCCGTCAGCGCCAGGCGCTCGAAGCCAGCAACCCGGCGCCGCGCGTGGCCGGCTCCAGTGAGAAAGTCGCCAGTGCCCAGGCACCGCGCGGTTAA
- a CDS encoding transketolase yields the protein MTAVPTPQGALPLAVRAHNIRRHALRMGQVQGQGYIGQALGAADLLAVAYFHALRLDPANPEWEQRDRFYLSIGHYAIALYAALIEAGVIPEEELETYGSDNSRLPMSGMAAYTPGMEITGGSLGHGLGIAVGACLGLKRKGSASWVYNLLSDGELNEGSTWEAVMSASHWQLDNLIAIVDVNNQQADGHSSEVLAFEPIVERWQAFGWHVQRVDGNHLAALVEAFDQARSHPARQPRVIICDTRMGKGVPFLENRDKTHFIRVDEHEWDLALHALDAGSHL from the coding sequence ATGACTGCTGTGCCTACCCCACAAGGCGCACTGCCCCTGGCTGTGCGCGCCCACAATATCCGTCGCCATGCCCTGCGCATGGGTCAAGTCCAGGGCCAGGGTTATATTGGCCAGGCCCTGGGCGCCGCCGACCTGCTGGCGGTGGCCTACTTCCATGCCCTGCGCCTGGACCCGGCCAACCCCGAATGGGAGCAACGCGACCGCTTCTACCTGTCCATCGGCCATTACGCCATTGCCCTGTATGCGGCGCTGATCGAAGCCGGGGTCATCCCTGAAGAGGAGCTTGAAACCTACGGCAGCGACAACAGCCGCCTGCCGATGTCTGGCATGGCCGCCTACACCCCCGGCATGGAGATCACCGGAGGCTCGCTCGGCCACGGCCTGGGGATCGCCGTCGGCGCCTGCCTTGGACTCAAGCGCAAGGGCTCGGCCAGCTGGGTGTACAACCTGCTTTCCGATGGTGAGCTCAACGAGGGTTCGACCTGGGAAGCGGTGATGTCCGCCAGCCACTGGCAATTGGATAACCTGATCGCGATTGTCGACGTCAACAACCAGCAAGCCGATGGCCACTCCAGCGAAGTGCTGGCGTTCGAGCCGATCGTCGAGCGCTGGCAGGCGTTTGGCTGGCATGTGCAGCGGGTCGATGGCAATCACCTGGCGGCCTTGGTCGAGGCGTTCGATCAGGCTCGCAGCCACCCGGCCAGGCAACCGCGGGTGATCATCTGCGACACGCGCATGGGCAAAGGCGTGCCGTTTCTGGAAAACCGCGACAAGACCCACTTCATTCGCGTCGATGAACACGAATGGGACCTTGCCCTACACGCACTGGACGCCGGGAGCCACCTATGA
- a CDS encoding SDR family NAD(P)-dependent oxidoreductase: protein MLLEGKIAIVTGAASARGIGRATAQAFAAHGAKVAILDLDLDAAIAAAAELGDSHLGLAANVADEAQVRDAVAQVLARYGRIDVLVNNAGITQPVKTLEITGKDYERILDVNLRGTLLMSQAVIPSMRAQRAGSIICMSSVSAQRGGGIFGGPHYSAAKAGVLGLGKAMARELGPDNVRVNSITPGLIQTDITGGLMHDERRHAIIDGIPLGRLGQPGDVANAALFLASDLSSYLTGITLDVNGGMLIH from the coding sequence ATGCTACTTGAAGGCAAGATCGCAATCGTCACCGGCGCCGCCTCTGCCCGCGGGATAGGCCGCGCCACCGCCCAGGCCTTCGCCGCCCACGGGGCCAAGGTCGCCATCCTCGACCTTGACCTGGATGCCGCCATTGCCGCTGCCGCCGAGCTCGGCGACAGCCACCTGGGCCTGGCCGCCAACGTCGCCGACGAGGCCCAGGTGCGTGATGCCGTGGCCCAGGTCCTGGCCCGGTACGGGCGGATCGACGTGCTGGTCAACAATGCCGGTATCACCCAGCCGGTGAAGACCTTGGAAATCACTGGCAAGGATTACGAGCGAATCCTCGACGTCAACCTGCGCGGCACCCTGCTGATGTCGCAGGCGGTGATCCCCAGCATGCGTGCCCAACGTGCGGGCAGCATCATTTGCATGTCGTCGGTTTCTGCCCAGCGTGGCGGCGGCATCTTTGGCGGACCTCACTACAGCGCGGCCAAGGCCGGCGTGCTCGGCCTGGGCAAGGCCATGGCGCGTGAGCTGGGCCCGGATAACGTGCGCGTCAATTCGATTACCCCCGGCCTGATCCAGACCGATATCACCGGAGGCCTGATGCACGACGAGCGCCGTCACGCGATCATCGACGGCATCCCCCTGGGGCGTCTGGGCCAGCCAGGCGATGTCGCCAATGCCGCGCTGTTCTTGGCCAGCGACCTGTCCAGCTATCTGACCGGTATCACCTTGGACGTCAATGGAGGCATGCTCATCCACTGA
- a CDS encoding MFS transporter, giving the protein MTTLALDAASAARSNAYRKTAWRLMPFLMLCYLCAYLDRVNVGFAKLQMMDDLALSEAVYGLGAGMFFIGYFLCEVPSNIILHKVGARRWIARIMITWGIISAMFALVETAWQFYTLRFLLGIAEAGLAPGLLLYLTYWFPSYRRAKMTALWFIAIPLSGMIGGPLSGWIMERFAGVHGWAGWQWMFLLEAIPTVLVGILVLSYLKDGVDQAHWLNDEEKALVRKELAEDEQHKVQHSSVGDFIRDRRLWLLAGIYFCVVMGQYAITFWLPTLVRNAGVAEPLHIGLLTSLPYICAIGAMLLAGRSGDRHRERRWHLVIPMLAGALGLSLAALLSNHLSGSILSLCLAAAGILSASSLFWMLPTTLLGGVSAAAGIAAVNSFANLAGFCSPYLIGWVTTSLGSNAIGMYLITAVLVFGALLVLRVPANLVNR; this is encoded by the coding sequence ATGACCACCCTAGCCCTCGACGCGGCCAGCGCCGCGCGCAGCAATGCCTACCGCAAGACCGCGTGGCGACTGATGCCGTTTCTCATGCTCTGCTACCTGTGCGCCTACCTCGACCGGGTCAACGTCGGCTTCGCCAAGCTGCAGATGATGGACGACCTGGCCCTGTCCGAAGCGGTCTATGGCCTTGGCGCCGGCATGTTCTTCATCGGCTACTTTCTCTGCGAGGTGCCGAGCAACATCATCCTGCACAAGGTCGGCGCACGGCGCTGGATCGCCCGCATCATGATCACCTGGGGGATCATCTCGGCGATGTTCGCCCTGGTCGAGACGGCCTGGCAGTTCTATACCCTGCGCTTTCTCCTGGGTATCGCCGAGGCCGGTCTGGCACCGGGCTTGCTGCTGTACCTGACCTACTGGTTCCCGTCTTATCGGCGGGCCAAGATGACCGCCCTGTGGTTCATTGCCATTCCCCTGTCGGGGATGATCGGCGGGCCATTGTCGGGCTGGATCATGGAGCGCTTTGCCGGCGTGCACGGCTGGGCCGGCTGGCAGTGGATGTTCCTGCTCGAGGCCATTCCCACGGTGCTGGTCGGCATCCTGGTCCTGAGCTACCTCAAGGACGGCGTCGACCAGGCCCATTGGCTCAACGACGAAGAGAAGGCGCTGGTGCGCAAGGAGCTGGCCGAGGATGAGCAACACAAGGTCCAGCACAGTTCGGTGGGCGACTTCATCCGTGATCGGCGCCTGTGGCTACTGGCGGGCATTTACTTCTGCGTGGTCATGGGCCAGTACGCGATCACCTTCTGGCTGCCGACCCTGGTGCGCAATGCCGGTGTCGCCGAGCCCCTGCACATCGGGTTGCTGACCAGCCTGCCGTACATCTGCGCCATCGGCGCGATGCTGCTGGCCGGGCGTAGCGGCGACCGCCACCGCGAGCGGCGCTGGCACCTGGTGATCCCGATGCTCGCCGGCGCCCTGGGCCTGAGCTTGGCGGCGCTGCTGAGCAACCATCTGAGCGGCTCGATCCTCAGCCTGTGCCTGGCGGCGGCGGGCATCCTCTCGGCATCGTCGCTGTTCTGGATGCTGCCTACCACCCTGCTCGGCGGTGTGTCTGCAGCAGCGGGAATCGCCGCGGTCAACAGCTTCGCCAACCTCGCCGGCTTCTGCTCGCCCTACCTGATCGGCTGGGTCACCACCAGCCTTGGCAGCAACGCCATTGGCATGTACCTGATCACCGCCGTACTGGTGTTCGGCGCGCTGCTGGTCTTGCGCGTCCCGGCCAACCTGGTCAACCGTTAA
- a CDS encoding transketolase family protein encodes MNLPTTAKKRLTTSAMIASIASEGQPTRPAPFGHALAALAEQRADIVGLSADLSKYTDLHIFAKAHPQRFYQMGMAEQLLMSAAAGMAREGLTPFATTYAVFASRRAYDFICMAIAEENLNVKIVCGLPGLTTGYGPSHQATDDLAIMRAMPNLMIVDPCDALEIEQAVPAIAAHQGPVYMRLLRGNVPLVLDRYDYRFALGKAQVLRGGREVLVIASGLMTMRALEAAEQLQADGVDVAVLHVPTIKPLDEATILAEARKPGRLVVTAENHSIVGGLGEAVAGLLLRNGVTPTFRQIALPDAFLDAGALPTLHDRYGISTEAVARQIKAWL; translated from the coding sequence ATGAACTTGCCAACCACCGCCAAGAAACGCCTGACCACCTCGGCGATGATCGCCTCGATCGCCAGCGAAGGCCAACCAACCCGGCCCGCGCCGTTCGGCCACGCCCTGGCCGCATTGGCCGAGCAACGCGCGGACATTGTCGGCTTGAGCGCCGACTTGTCCAAGTACACCGACCTGCACATCTTCGCCAAAGCCCACCCGCAGCGCTTCTACCAGATGGGCATGGCCGAGCAACTGTTGATGAGCGCCGCCGCCGGCATGGCCCGTGAGGGCCTGACGCCGTTCGCCACCACCTACGCGGTGTTTGCCTCGCGGCGTGCTTACGACTTCATCTGCATGGCCATTGCCGAGGAAAATCTCAACGTCAAGATCGTCTGCGGCCTGCCCGGCCTGACCACCGGCTACGGCCCCAGCCACCAGGCCACCGACGACCTGGCGATCATGCGGGCAATGCCCAACCTGATGATCGTCGACCCCTGCGATGCCTTGGAGATCGAACAAGCGGTGCCAGCCATCGCTGCCCACCAAGGCCCGGTGTACATGCGCCTGTTGCGCGGCAACGTGCCGTTGGTGCTGGACCGCTACGACTACCGCTTCGCGCTGGGCAAGGCGCAGGTGCTGCGTGGTGGCCGCGAAGTGCTGGTGATCGCCAGTGGCTTGATGACCATGCGCGCGCTGGAAGCAGCCGAGCAGTTGCAGGCCGACGGGGTGGACGTGGCGGTGTTGCATGTACCGACCATCAAGCCGCTGGATGAGGCGACGATTCTGGCCGAAGCGCGCAAGCCAGGGCGCTTGGTAGTCACGGCAGAGAATCACTCGATTGTCGGTGGGCTGGGTGAAGCGGTGGCCGGGCTGCTGCTGCGCAACGGCGTGACACCGACCTTCCGCCAGATCGCCCTGCCCGATGCATTCCTCGATGCTGGGGCATTGCCGACGTTGCATGATCGCTACGGGATATCGACTGAAGCGGTAGCCCGCCAGATCAAAGCCTGGCTGTAG
- a CDS encoding MFS transporter, translating into MKVDPLNPSTQTIIGLGVLQILVWGGSFFILAVMAEPIMRETGWASQWVYGALSLSLMVAALLAPLSSRLVARYGGRSQLAGSGAVVALGLLIMAASHSLALFLLAWAVIGVGMAMGLYEALFSTLGALYAEGAGRAITGITLISGFASTLSWPAVALLIEQFGWRVACVAYALVLLLVVAPLYMKVLPKGGQGEQAKLATASEGAVVDRRLYLLLTAIFALGAIIMTAVAVQLVAVLQGLGHSLPAAIGLAAMLGPSQVASRVLQILAGKRHPIWTALFCVSLVALGLLLVAFAPGMTALGLLIFGCGNGLRAIVRGLLPLALMPPAHYVLLMGRMSRPSLIGQALTPLLGGYLFEHFGAMGVLGTLCGLALVNVLLVLWVMRWMQKQQRGLHGSPGHSTARL; encoded by the coding sequence GTGAAAGTTGATCCCCTTAACCCCAGCACGCAAACCATCATCGGCCTGGGCGTACTGCAGATCCTGGTCTGGGGCGGTTCGTTCTTCATCTTGGCGGTGATGGCCGAGCCGATCATGCGCGAGACCGGTTGGGCCAGCCAGTGGGTATACGGCGCGCTGTCGCTGAGCCTGATGGTCGCGGCCCTGCTGGCGCCGCTGTCCAGCCGACTGGTGGCGCGCTACGGCGGGCGCTCGCAGCTGGCTGGCAGCGGCGCGGTGGTCGCACTGGGGCTGCTGATCATGGCAGCCAGTCACAGCCTGGCGTTGTTTCTGCTGGCCTGGGCGGTGATCGGCGTGGGCATGGCGATGGGCTTGTATGAAGCGCTGTTTTCCACCCTCGGTGCGTTGTACGCCGAGGGCGCCGGGCGGGCGATCACCGGCATCACCCTGATTTCAGGCTTTGCCTCGACCTTGTCGTGGCCGGCCGTGGCCTTGCTCATCGAGCAGTTCGGTTGGCGTGTGGCCTGTGTGGCCTACGCGCTGGTCTTGCTGCTGGTGGTGGCGCCGCTGTACATGAAGGTGCTGCCCAAGGGCGGTCAGGGCGAACAGGCCAAGCTCGCCACAGCGAGCGAGGGCGCCGTGGTGGACCGGCGCCTGTACCTGTTGCTGACGGCGATCTTTGCCCTTGGCGCAATCATCATGACTGCAGTGGCCGTGCAATTGGTGGCGGTGTTGCAGGGCTTGGGGCACTCCCTGCCAGCGGCCATCGGCCTGGCGGCGATGCTGGGGCCGAGCCAGGTGGCGTCGCGGGTTCTGCAGATCCTTGCTGGCAAGCGTCATCCGATCTGGACCGCGCTGTTTTGCGTGTCGCTGGTTGCGTTGGGGCTGTTGCTGGTGGCCTTTGCGCCAGGCATGACCGCGCTGGGGCTGTTGATCTTCGGTTGTGGCAACGGCCTGCGGGCCATCGTTCGCGGGCTGTTGCCGCTGGCACTGATGCCACCTGCGCACTATGTGTTGCTGATGGGGCGTATGTCGCGGCCATCGTTGATAGGCCAGGCATTGACGCCGTTGCTGGGTGGCTATCTGTTCGAGCACTTTGGCGCGATGGGGGTGTTGGGCACGTTGTGTGGGTTGGCGTTGGTCAACGTACTGCTGGTGTTATGGGTGATGCGGTGGATGCAAAAACAGCAAAGGGGGCTGCATGGCAGCCCCGGTCACTCTACAGCCAGGCTTTGA